The following nucleotide sequence is from Pedobacter sp. PACM 27299.
AGGGTAAGGTCACAGAACAAGGCAGCGGGGATCCCCTGATCGGCGTAAGTGTGCTGCTAAAGGGAACAAAGGTTGGGGCCAGCACCAATCAGGATGGAAAGTTTTCTATGCAGGTGCCAAAAGAAGGGGCGGCCACGTTGGTATTCAGCTATATTGGTTATATCAAGAAAGAAATTGTTGTTGGCGACAGGAGCACGGTTAATGTCATCCTCGCTGAGGACAGCAAGAACTTAAACGATGTGGTGGTGATCGGATATGGGACTTCTAAAAAAGCAGACCTGGTCAGTTCAGTGGCACAGGTGGATATGAAAGACCTGGTTAAAGCCCCAGTTCGTTCGATCGATGAGGCCCTTGCAGGCCGTGTTGCCGGTGTACAGGTGAACTCTTCAGATGGACAGCCGGGTTCTTCGGTAAATATCGTGATCAGAGGGGCCAACTCTATCACTCAAAATAACAGCCCTTTATATGTAGTAGATGGTTTTCCGATCGAAGGTTTTAACCTGAACGTATTCGATCCTCAGGAAGTAGAATCTATTGATGTGCTTAAAGATGCTTCTGCAACCTCTATTTATGGGGCAAGGGGGGCGAATGGGGTGATCATGATTACGACTAAAAAAGGAAAAGTAGGAGATCCGGTGATTTCTTTTAACCCTACACTGAGTTTAGATAAAAATATCAAAACGATGAAGTTGATGAACAACTACGAGTTTGCGAAAATGCAATTGGAGTTTGTTCCTAACTCTCCAGGCTCGGCAGCAGATCCAACTCCGATTTATGTCTTACTGACCAGACCGAACAGAACGCTGGAAGATTATAGAAATGTTCCATTTACAGATTGGCAGGAGCCGTTTTTTCAGACAGGTGTAAGACAGGATTATTCTTTGGCTTTAAGGGGTGGTGCCGGCAAAACTGTTTACTCCGTTTCCGGAAATATCAATGATCAGAAAGGAACCATCATCAATACCGCTTACAAAAGGTACCAGGGGCGGGTGACTTTAGATCAGACCATCAATAATAAGTTGAAAGTAGGAATTAATGCCAATTACGCTTATTTACTGCGTTCTGGAAATTCTGCATCGCAGGGAACTGGCGGAAGTGGTACTACTAATATTCTGTACAGTGTTTGGGGATATAATCCGACCAGTGAGCTGACCTTTGATGATGCATTGGATGAGACTACTGCCAGTGGTATTGATTATAAATTCAATCCGATTCTGAACCAGAAAAACCTGGTTAGGAATAATACAACACATAATCTGAATGCCAGCGGTTACCTGGATTATGCCATCCTTCCTGCTTTAAAATTAAGGATCACTGGGGGGATCAATAATTCCAGAGTGATCAGTGAGGTGTTTAACAATTCGAATACCTATCCTGGTAGTCCAAAGACTTCTCCAGGGAAAATCAATGGGGTGAACGGTTCTATCGTTGAAGCCAACAACAACAACTGGTCAAATGAGAATACGCTGACCTATACGAAAACATTTAATAAAAAACACAACCTGAATATGCTGGCTGGTTTTTCTACCCAGGGGAATACTTCCAATGCTTATGGCTTTGGGGCGATTCTTTTGCCTAATGAAAAGTTGGGAATCAGCGGCTTAAATGAAGGGACTATTAGTCCGGTAACTACAGCTACCAGTTCGTTATGGACATTGGCTTCGTTTTTTGGAAGAGCGAAATACAATTACCAGTCTAAATATTATCTGGAAGCTTCCTACCGTGCAGATGGTTCTTCGAAGTTTTCTACGGATAACAAATGGAGCTTTTTCCCTTCTATCGGGGCTTCCTGGCGCTTTATTAAGGAGGATTTCCTGAAAGACAGTAAAATCCTTTCTGATGGTAAATTGAGGGCCAGCTACGGTAAAACAGGAAATAACAGGGTAAGTGACTTTGCTTATTTATCGTCGATAGACATCCTTCCGGGCAATTCCTATCCATGGAACAATAGCTATGTGACAAGTGTGATTCCTACCACCATCGGAAATCCGAAGGTGAAATGGGAAACTACGGATCAGTATGATGCAGGTATAGACCTGGCCTTTTTGAACAACAGGATCTCGCTGACCGCTGATGTGTATAAGAAGAATACAAAAGACTTATTATTGAGGGCAACATTGCCAACTTCATCTGGTTATACTTCGGCATTTAAGAATGTGGGCGCGGTGTCTAACAGAGGTTTGGAGCTGACGATCAGCACTGTCAATATCAATAAGAAAGATTTCCAGTGGAACAGCAGTTTCAACATTTCTTTCAATAGAAATAAAGTTTTAGCCCTGGCTGAAGATCAGGAAACCTTGTTGTCTACGACCAGCTGGGACAATGCTTATTCCAATATTCCATCTTATATCGCGAAAATCGGTGAACCATTGGGCTTGATGTACGGCTTTATCTGGGAGGGAAATTATCAGTACAACGACTTCAACAAAACCTCTACTGGCGAGTACCTGTTAAAGGATAATGTGCCTGGCAATGGTTCCAGCAGACAGAATATCCAGCCTGGAGACATTAAGTACAAAGACCTCAATGGTGACGGTACCATCAATTCTGCGGATAATACGGTGATTGGGAATAGCCTACCGCTACATACCGGTGGTTTTTCTAACAACTTCAGGTATAAGAACTTTGATTTGAACGTATTTTTTCAATGGTCTTATGGCAATGATATTCAGAATACCAACCGTTTGGTGTTTGAAGGAAATGGATTGGGGAAAAGATTTTTGGAGCAATTCGACAGCTATTCCAACCGCTGGTCGCCAGAAAATCAAGGGGCATCAAATTACCGTACCGGAGGTTTTTCTGTGGCAGGTTATTCGTCCAGAACGGTAGAAGATGGATCTTTCCTACGATTGAAGACCGTTTCATTTGGCTATAACGTCCCTAAAACCTTGTTGAAAAAATTGAAGGTGAAATCAATTAGAATGTTCCTTTCCGCGCAGAATCTATATACCTGGACAAAGTATACTGGTCTTGATCCGGAGGTGAGCACCTACAATTCGGTGTTAACCGGAGGCTTCGATTATAGTGGTTATCCTAGGGCAAGAACTATTGCTTTTGGTGCAAACGTTAATTTCTAACCTACAAATCCTATTCAAATGAAAAAGTTAATATTTTCAATTCTTCTGTTGAGTGTAGGGTTAACTTCCTGCAAAAAGTTCCTGGGGACCGTACCTACAGATAATTTACTGCCTAAAGAATATTATGATACGGAAGCAAAGCTGCTGAATGCTTTGGCAGGGGTATATTACCCACTATCTACCGAGCAGTTATATGCGAATTTTTTAAATACAGATTTCAACGTTTCTGATGAGGCATTTTACCAGAGGTCTACACAGGCTGATGGGGTAGCCGTCTATAATTTTGACTATTCCAATGTGAATGTTGCTGGCTTATGGCAGCAGTGTTATATGGGGATTGAGCGTGCAAATTTGCTGATCAGTAATATTAATGTCGCCAGTATGGAGGAGTCGAAACGCAAACCTATTTTGGGCGAAGCACTGTTCCTGCGCGGCTATTATTATTTTCTGCTTGTGAGCAATTATGGTGATGTACCGCTTAAAATTGAACCTACTAAATCGCCATCAGGCGAAGATGTTCAGTTGCAACGGACACCGGTAAGCGCAGTATATGCACAGATTCTAGCGGATATGGAGCAGGCAGAAAGCCTGACGAGCAACATTACTGATTTCGGATTTAGCGGTAGAGTGGCCAAAACTACGGTTCAGGGAATATTGGCCAGGGTTTGTTTAACAATGGCTGGAGCACCTTTAAAAGAGGAGTCAAAATATGCAGCTGCAAAGGCCTGGGCTTTAAAAGTAAAAGAATCCGGATTACACAGTTTAAATCCGAGTTATAAGCAGCTGTTTGTAAACATGCACCAAGATTTGTATGATATCAAAGAAAGCATGTGGGAAGTAGAGTTTAAAGGAAATGGAGCAGATGGCCTGGGCTCTGGAGGCAGGGTAGGCAGCTTAGCAGGAATCCAGCAGCAGGCGACCAATGGTATTGAACTGAAAATTGGGTATTGTTATGGATTTTTGCACACGACTACAAAACTGTTTAATCTATTTCAGCCAGGTGATTTAAGAAGGGACTGGAATATTGCGCCTTTCAATTACATCAGCACTTATACCGACCGTTATTATTATAACTATTATACTCCTGCTCAGATCTTCAACCGTGATGCCGCGAAATTTAGAAGAGAGGCTTATTTGAATGACAATAAAAACAAAAATGTAACTCCTATCAATTATCCTCTTTTAAGGTATGCAGATGTTTTATTGATGCTGGCAGAGGCCGAGAATCATTTGAATGGGGCAACCAGTCTGGCTTATGATGCCATCAATCAGGTGAGGAGAAGGGCTTATGGCATTAATGTGGCAACGGCCAATATGAGCGTTTCCGTGTTAAATAACATCAATTTAGCAACCCCAGGAAATACAGGATATAACATTACTTTGAACAATATCCCGGTGACCATTACTGGCGGCGGCGGTACAGGTGCTACTGCACAGGCCTCCGTTTCTACTGCTAATGGAAAAGTAACGGCCATCTCGGTATTAAATCCAGGTTCGGGCTATACTTCGGTACCAACGGTTACGATTGGAACTTCATGGATCGCAGGCAATGTTTATAGTGTGGGTACACAGGTATTCAATGGAAATAATTTATATACGGTAACTGTCGCTGGTACGGCGACGGCAACAGGGCCTACTCAAACTTCTGGTGCTTCTTCTGCTGCGGTAACTGGAGCTGTGTTTACTTATGCCGGGATCAGAGCGACGGCAACTGCAACTATTGCGACTTCGGTGGTTGACCTGACTGCAGGATTGAGCAAAGATAAATTCCAGGAGGCCATTGAAGACGAACGTGCGATGGAACTTTGCTTTGAGGCTTTGAGAAAACCAGATTTGATTCGCTGGGGTAAATGGCAGAGCACGATGAATGCAGTTGGTGCAGATATCCGGGCAACTGGTGGCACGACCTTTTCTTACGGTGGTTTGGCTGGTTCTAATGTACAGCCGAAACATGTGCTGTTCCCAATTCCGGCAGCAGAGATTACAGTAAATAAAGCGGCAGTTCAGAACCCAGGTTGGTAATCCTTTAAACATAGAAATTATGAAACTTTTAAATATAAGCTTAATGGCCGGCGTATTATTTTTATCGGCCTGCAGCAAATCAATCGACGAAAAGCCTGTTTCATTTGAGGTCATGAGTACGAAAACAAATGGAGAAGCAAGTGCTGCATTTAATACAAAAGATACGATTGTTTATAAAATCAATGGTAATCCTGATGTGCTCACTTTTTATTCGGGTGCTATTGGTCAGCGTTACGAGTTTAAAGACCGGATCACAGCAAATGGGAAGGCGCAGCTTCAATTTACTTCGTTAAGGGCAAATGGTACGCAAGCGAATTCCATTCAGTTATTGGTATCCTCGGATTTCAAAGGAGTAGTGGCGAAGTCGCAGACGATCCTGGGCGTGATTACGAGAGATACAGCGGCCACGAATGCTAATATTGCTGCAGCGACCTGGGTGGATATTAGTAGTCGTGCGGCCTGGTCTACGGGAACGGCGCTTTCATCGGGGCTCATCGATCTTTCCGATTTTACGGAGCAGGGGAAACCCGTATTTATTGCCTTTAAATACATCGCGACTCCAGGAACGATCCAGAATAAATGGACCATCACTGCGCTTTCTCTCCAAAATGTGCTGGAAGATAAGACGGTTTATACGCAGGCAAATTTTGCTGCTTCCAACCAATCCATTACCAATTACGGTGTAAATAGTCCGGGTTTAGGTTGGTTGAGTATCAGCAATCCGAATTTAAATACGCTGAATTACAACTGGGTTTACAGTGCAGGGATTGGTACTGCGGGTTCATTGGTGATTACCGGTGCGAGCACTGCGGCAGCGGCTACCGCTCCGGCGGAGTCCTGGGCTATAATGGGGGCTGTTGATTTGAGAAAAGTGACGCCTGACGCTGGGCTTGCGGTGAAGGACATCAATACCTTATTGAAAACTTACAAGCCATTGGTCGCTTATCCAGCAGGTGCTTACAATGTGACATTTGTAGCCTCAAACAACACTGTGGATGGGATGTCGGCGGTGGTCAGACAATTGCCAATTACCATTACTAATCCCTGATTTTCTTTAAAATCAGCAGGACTTCAGTCAGAAAAATAAAATATATTAGCAAATATAACCTACAAATACACACGAATGAAATTAACTAATCTTAGGAAGAAAGGGCGTAACCTGCTGCTGGCATCAGCGTTGGCGGTGTCGGTAACCACTTCTTCATTCTTATTGTTCTCGCCAAAATCGGCAATGATTAAAAAGGATTTTGCTGTTGCAGAGCAGCAGTACGGGCAAATGCTGAAAACGGCTAAAGACTTAAGTCAGTTTCCACGAACTACCAACAAAGACGGCTCGGTAAAGAGTACTGATGTCTGGGACTGGACGGGTGGATTTTTTCCAGGCGGACTGTGGTATATCTATGAATATACTCAGAAGCCAGAGTGGAAAGCTGCGGCGACAAAATGGACGGAAGCCTTGGAAAAAGGGCAGTTTTTAACGCAGCACCATGATGTTGGCTTTGTGATGTACTGCTCGTATGGCAATGCATTAAGGTTTGAAAAAGATCCGGAAAAAATAGAGAAATACCATAAGATCTTAATCCAGTCGGCAGAGTCTGCATTGACGAGGTTTGATCCTAAAGTAGGCCTGATTAAATCATGGAATGCGAAGAAATCATGGGATAATAAGACGACCTGGCTATATCCGGTGATCATTGATAACATGATGAATTTAGAAATGCTGTGTTACGTTTCAAAGTTAACAGGAAATCCAAAATACAAAGATGTGGCTATTAGTCATGCTTTGAATACGATGAAGAATCATTTCAGACCGGATTTCAGTACTTACCATGTAGTAGATTACGATGCGAATGGAAATGTGGTTCATCAGCAAACCAATCAAGGGTATGCAGACAATTCGACCTGGTCTCGTGGACAAGGCTGGGCCATCTATGGTTTCACGATGATGTACAGAGAGACAAAGGATCAGCGCTTTTTGGAAGCAGCTGAAAAAGCAGCAGATTTTTACATCAACCATCCAAATCTGCCAAAAGATAAGATTCCTTATTGGGACTTTAATGTGAATCAGGCAGGATATCAGCCGGATTGGGCTTATGATGCGAAGAAACTAAATTATATTCCACGTGATGCTTCGGCAGGATCGCTGACGGCATCGGCTTTATTGGAATTGAGTACATTTTCAGCAAATGGTCCGCAGTATTTTAAACAGGCAGAACAGATGTTAACCTCTTTGTCTGGTCCGGATTATTTAGCTAAACCAGGTACTAATTCTGGTTTTATCCTGAAACATTCTGTGGGTAGTTTGCCTCATAATTCTGAGGTTGATGTACCCTTGGTTTACGCAGATTATTACTTTTTAGAGGCTTTACTGAGGTATCAGAAGTTGGTGAAGTAACATTTGAAAGAAATGTAAAACCCCTTAAATCAATAGATTTAAGGGGTTTTTTGTAAGCAGTTATGAAGAATGTAAATTCCCCATTAACGGATCCGTAAAACTCTCTTTCGAATGTTCTACATGCCCTGCAAACTGCTGACTATAGGTTTGATTTTTATCAGTGGTTACGGTAAAGTCATACCAGTTGTGGCTTGCTTTTAATTCAATCGGAATAAAGATTTCCTGCTGACTTTTATTGAGCACTGCATTGATCACCGGTTTTTTATAGCTGTTGTCTTTTATGACTATTTTAATCGGGTTGCCTTTGGCCAGGCGTCTGATGTGTAACATTACATTTCCATTAGGTTTACTACCCTCTTTTTCAGCTTGATACTTTAATGAGATCCCGATTTCAGGATCATTGGCATTACCGATATATCTGCGGTAAAAACCATTCGCACTATAGAATTTCAAGTCGTAGGATTGCTTGCTGAAATCGGCTAATGGCCAATGGTAATCAATGGTGTCACCTGCATCAACTGTGAAATCCCAGTTCTTATCTCCAGAATACACGATAAAACCGGCGCCTTTTGCCTTTTCTCCAAAAAACTTAGTTCCGGCAGTAAAATCGATTTTTACCTGTTTGCCTGCGGGGTCTAAAACAGCATGTGCATATAGTTCATAAGGAATTGCATTTGCAGGTTTAATTCCTGGTTCCTGTTTCGGTAAATTTGGATTGCCTTTCGGGTTTTTCAGGATTTCATCAATCGCTGCTCTATCCAGGTTCTTGAAGTTGTTGGGTAGTTTCGCAAATTGAGCCTTGTGAATCCCCTCTAAGAAAGGCATTCTTTCCACTGTTTTAGGCAATGGGATATTCTCGCCATTGTAAGGTCTGAAAACAGAGGTTAAATCACCACAGAGGCTTCTTCTCCAGGAGCTGATGTTATCTTCATGGATCTTCTGACCGGTTTTTTGGGATAGGAAGTGTTCCAGAAACTGGATAGAGGAGGTGTGGTCAAAGGTTTGAGAATTGACATATCCACCTCTTGACCATGGAGAAATGACGACCATAGGTACGCGGAAACCGAGGCCTACTGTACTTTCTCTTTTACTGTTTTCTCCTTTGTAAATATATTCTGAACTGCTGTCTAAGGATTTTGATATTTTTCCTTTGGTTTCATCTTTAGGGTTTGGCGCTACAAATGGTGGTAAGTGGTCAAAATAGCCGTCATTTTCATCGTAGGTCAGGATAAAGATTGTTTTTTTCCAGACTTCTGGGTTTTTGGTCAGGATGTCCATGGCTTCTGATAAGTACCAGGCACCATACCAAGGCGCTCCTGGATGATCGGAGAAATTACATGGGGCCACTAACCAGGAAACGGTAGGCAGTTTTCCGGCATCCACATCCGCACGGAACTGATGCAAGACATCACCTTTCGGGATTTTTGCAGTACGTTCGGTACCATTGTCATTATAGGTATGGGTTTCCACAGTATGGAAATCCGGATCGTTCCTATTGGTGACAAAGGCTCTGTTATGTAAATCCTGCTGTTCTGTACTTAGTTTCTCCAATGGATTAAGTTCGAGGAATTCGATCTCTTTGCTGACAAAATCAAGGTTCTTCTGAAGTTTTGGGTCTGCCTTTTCTTTCAGTTTAGCTTCCAGTTGGGTTTTCGCTTTACGGAGGTAGACCAGGTGTTCAGGGTGTCTTTTTACATGGTATTGTTTAAAGAATTCCATGTCGTTGTCGGTGAAGTTGGCCAGCCAGCTTTCTTCTTCATCTTCCAGACCTACGCCTACACTAAGTTCATTCTGATAAATTTTCCAATCTACTTCATGTTTTGACAAGCGTTCCGGAAAAGTGCTCCAGGAAACGCGTTCTGAGCCGTCGATATAACCATTGGAATGGTGTGCGGTAGAAGTTGCATTTTGTTCTTCTCTGATTTTTCCGGTCCAGAAGAAACATCTATTCGGACTTGTTCCGGTTAAAATAGAGCAAAAGTTATGGTCGCAAACGGTAAAGGCATCCGCTAATGAATAGTAAAAGGGAATGTCTTCGCGGTTGTAATAGCCCATGGTTAAAGGCATATCTGCATATTCCTTATTGCCGGATCTTTTCGCTTCCAGCCAGCCATCATAACGGCCATTGTTGCGGGCATCCACCTGATTTTCCCAGGAATGGGGCAGGGCACTCATCCAGGTGGCTTTGGTGTCTTTAATATTTAAGCGGAAGGGGGCATAAGTTTCTCCTTTTTTATTGCTTTGCAGCCATACCGGATATTGATTGGGAAGGGTAATTGCCCTTGGGTTGTTAAAACCTCTGACCCCTTTAAGTGTACCGAATGCATGGTCAAATGAACGGTTTTCCTGCATTAGAAAGACCACGTGTTCTGCATCTAAATAACTGCTTCCCAAGCTGGGATTAATGGCCATTGCCTTTTGGATGGAGGCGGGTAACATCCCTGCCATTCCTAAAGCACCGGTTAGCAAGGTGGCTTTTTTAATAAAATCTCTTCTGGTTTCCATTTGGTTTGTGTGTTTTAAAAAAAAGGATTGATCAGTCGAAACTAATCAATCCTTTTAAAAATTATCATTTAGCAACGTTTATTTTACCCACCAAACTTGTTGGTCGATTTTGTCATTTCCTGCACCGAATTGATTTTCGATTGCTTTAGAAACATTGGTTCTATTGTTGTCATATTCCGATAGTGGGTAGATCCAGCGGTAAGGTACATTTACACCTGATGCACGGCGAAAATCAGGATAACCTGTCCTCAGGTAGTCATAGAAGGCGCTCCATCCGGATTGGAAAAATGTTCTCAGGTATTTTTGAGTGATGATCAGCTCTGTTTTTTGTGCGGTCGTGGTACTCAATGAAAAATCATTGATTGGCAGTGCTAAATACTCATTGGCTTTTTGTTCTGTAAAATAGTTTGCAGCTCCTTTAACATAGGTCTGGTAAAATTTAAAGGAAGCTTTAACTCCATTTTTATAATGCTGATTGGCATCACCTGCCACCCAGTTTTTAACGATGGCTTCTGCAATGATGAGTTCTTGCTCTGCAAAGCCCATGAGCACTAAGGGTTCATTTTCAGCTTCTGTTGGAAAACGATCGTGTACTTTTGATACTTTTCCTGCTGCTGCTTTGAGACTAGTTTCTGCGTAAGGAGCGGCAGGATCACCACCTTCATAAGCAGTAAAGTCGTCGATGGCCTTTCCTGCTTCTTTAGCTATTTTTGTTTGCGCACAGTAGAAGAATAAGCGGGGGTCTTTTCTGGCTTGGAGCTGTTCAATAAAGGTCGCGCTCATAAACATTCCTGAACCAAATCCGCTGGAATTAAATTCCGGGTAACGATTTCCATCCTGATCTTTAAATACCAGCTGGCCATCGCCATCAACCTCTAAGATCGGCTCGTTTTGCATGATTTGCGCAAAGGTTTCTTTTAGTTTTAAATCGCCGTCTGCTTCTTTCTTTGATAAGGTCATCAATACTTTTAGCCGGAAAGAGTTGACCAGTTTGCGCCATTTTACAGGAGCGCCCTTATAGATAATATCACCTGCAATGGTCAGGTTTGGATTCATGTCTTTCAGCATTGCATTTGCTTCTTCAAGTTCTTTAAGGATGCCCATGAATACTGTTTTTTGCGTGTCGTAAGCAGGAGCGGCATAGCCTTGTACAGCTTCACCTTTCAGGGCTTGAGTATAAGGAATGTCCCCAAAAGTCAGGGTTAAATTATAGAAATAATAAGCCCGGAAGAATTTGGCTAGTGCGATGTAGGAAGGATCATTTACACGGTTGGCCTCTTCCATCATTTTGGTCACGTTTCTAAGGCTGGAATAGGGGGCGAATTCGCCTCTTCCCCATTTGAAATATTGGCCCTGACTTTCTCCATCAGTCTGCACAAGCATTCTATTTACGTACAAAGGGGAGGTGCCGCTAAAAGCGCGAAAAGTATCCCATTCCACTTTTGTAAGCAATAATTGAGGGTGAGTCTGTAAGGGTTTATTCGGATCTATATTCATGAAATCCTGATCCTTACAAGAGGATAGCAAGAGTGTCGCTGCTAATAAACTATATATTAATTTTTTCATCGTTGTTGTTCTTTGATAGTTTGTATTTAAAGTTTAACGCCCAGTGAGAAGCCAATAAATCTGGTTGAAGGATCCTGAAGGTCATTGTCGTTACCAAAGTCTGGATCCAGGATTGGCATTTTCTTCCACATCAATGGATTATAGCTGTAAACAGATAGTTTTACTGATTTTAAGCTGCCGAATTTGGCTATTTTTGCCAGGTCATATCCAAGGGATACTCTTCTTAATTTAAAGAATGAGCGGTCAAAGACGTTGGCAAATTTCTTGTTTTCTTTTTCGCTCACCCTGGCTTCGTAAGGGTAGGTCTGACTCCAGGTCTGCCAGTTTACAGCGGTTGTATTTTGCTTATAGGTTCTGGTGTCGGACAATACGTTTCCGTTCACATCTCTTTTCAGTTCACCACCGGTAACCACTACACCATTTGGTACATAGATTGATTTTCCCGCTGCATATTCTTCATCTCTGAATTCTACAGAGCTCGGGTGTTTACCACCCCACCACATTTTTTCAATGGTTACGGAGCGCATCACCCCACCCCATGCACCATCAATGTCAATGTTGACATCAAATCCTTTGATCGTGAATTTGTTTTGAAGGCCAAGGCGCCAGCTTGGGTCATTGTGACCAAGGTTTACTTTAAAGTTATCTTTTGTTGGCATTCCTGTATTTGCATCCAGGATCACTTCTCCAGAGGCACTTTTCATCCAGGTGGTTCCATAAAAGCTGTCTGCTCTATCATTAAGGAACAGGTCGCCGAATTTCTCTTTGTTTTCGTAGATCTCCGTTAGTTTCTTAGCAGAAGCACTCCAGTTTGCAGCGATGTTCCAGCTGAAATTTTTGTTTTTGATTGCAGTAAAATTACCCATGATCTCCAATCCCTGAGTTTTGTATTTATTGCCGTTTACTTTACGTGTTTTGAAACCAGAAGCTTCGGAAGTATTTAGGTCAATGATTTGATTTTCATCAAGGACATTGTAATAGGTGAATTCCAAACCTACTCTTTTTAGTATCGAAGTGGATACACCGACCTCATAAGAAGTTGATTTTTCCGGCATAATGTTAGGGTTTACAATGCCTTCAGGATAGGAAACTGAAGGGATAGTGCCGTAAGTGACATCTTTGTTATAGGTAGAATTTACGCTGTACGGAGCAAGATCATTGGATACTTTTGCCCATGAGGTGTATACTTTCAGGTAGTCCATTGCTTTTGGCAATTTGATATAATCTGAAACCATTGTACTTAAAGATGCCGAAGGATAAAAGTATGATCTGTTTTCTTTGGTAAGGGTAGAAGACCAGTCGTTTCTACCAGTTACGTTCAGGTAAACAGCATTAAAAATGTCGAAGTTTGCAGAAGCGTAGACACTTCGGATAGACTTTTGCTCCAGGGAGTTTTTAGCTTGTACAGGTCCTTGTGTATTGTTCAAATTATATACAAAAGGGACAATTAAACCATCACTTGACGCATATTCCTGCTGTACATCCCTGTTGAAGGTAGATGCACCTGCATTTACAGTGAAGTTCAGGTCCTTTGAAATTTCCTTATTGTAGGAAGCCAGGAAATCAAGGTCAATGTTTGTTTGTGAATTGTTCCACATCTTGTAATCTCCGTTTCTTGAATCGCCATAGTTCATATAGGACTTAGGACTCTTCATATCTTCAAAAGACTTCTTTTCACGGCCGGAAGCTCTTGCTTGTAAGCTCAATCCCGGCATGACCTGCCATCTTAATTTTGCTTGTGCATTTAACACGTTTCTATTGGTAGACTGCGTTAATTCTTCCGACGCGAAGTATGGATTGTTGTACCATGCGTAGTTGTAATTTGCTTGTCTGTAGCCTTCTAATCCTGGAACATACATGTGGTCTCTCAGGTCTTTTCCGTTTACATCATCACCCATCCAGATTAAAATAGTGTACATGTGGTTTTTAGGGCCGTAACCATATCTTGGATAATTTGGTGAGGACACCTTGTTATAAGATAATGTGGCATCTAATTCAAGGTCGCTGCTCAGTTTAAAGGAGGAGTTGAAGTTTGCGCCACCAGTTGTTAATGAGGTGTTTGGCACCTGTCCGCGTTGGTATCCATAAGTTCCGGATACAAAAAACTTAGCTTTATCAGATTTGTAGGCGACAGAGAAATCATTATTAGTGACGATTCCTGGTCTAAGGAAATCTTTTAGGTTGTCGTGTCTTACCCAGTCGGTAGGCACTCTTTCA
It contains:
- a CDS encoding glycoside hydrolase family 88 protein, with the translated sequence MKLTNLRKKGRNLLLASALAVSVTTSSFLLFSPKSAMIKKDFAVAEQQYGQMLKTAKDLSQFPRTTNKDGSVKSTDVWDWTGGFFPGGLWYIYEYTQKPEWKAAATKWTEALEKGQFLTQHHDVGFVMYCSYGNALRFEKDPEKIEKYHKILIQSAESALTRFDPKVGLIKSWNAKKSWDNKTTWLYPVIIDNMMNLEMLCYVSKLTGNPKYKDVAISHALNTMKNHFRPDFSTYHVVDYDANGNVVHQQTNQGYADNSTWSRGQGWAIYGFTMMYRETKDQRFLEAAEKAADFYINHPNLPKDKIPYWDFNVNQAGYQPDWAYDAKKLNYIPRDASAGSLTASALLELSTFSANGPQYFKQAEQMLTSLSGPDYLAKPGTNSGFILKHSVGSLPHNSEVDVPLVYADYYFLEALLRYQKLVK
- a CDS encoding phosphocholine-specific phospholipase C, which gives rise to METRRDFIKKATLLTGALGMAGMLPASIQKAMAINPSLGSSYLDAEHVVFLMQENRSFDHAFGTLKGVRGFNNPRAITLPNQYPVWLQSNKKGETYAPFRLNIKDTKATWMSALPHSWENQVDARNNGRYDGWLEAKRSGNKEYADMPLTMGYYNREDIPFYYSLADAFTVCDHNFCSILTGTSPNRCFFWTGKIREEQNATSTAHHSNGYIDGSERVSWSTFPERLSKHEVDWKIYQNELSVGVGLEDEEESWLANFTDNDMEFFKQYHVKRHPEHLVYLRKAKTQLEAKLKEKADPKLQKNLDFVSKEIEFLELNPLEKLSTEQQDLHNRAFVTNRNDPDFHTVETHTYNDNGTERTAKIPKGDVLHQFRADVDAGKLPTVSWLVAPCNFSDHPGAPWYGAWYLSEAMDILTKNPEVWKKTIFILTYDENDGYFDHLPPFVAPNPKDETKGKISKSLDSSSEYIYKGENSKRESTVGLGFRVPMVVISPWSRGGYVNSQTFDHTSSIQFLEHFLSQKTGQKIHEDNISSWRRSLCGDLTSVFRPYNGENIPLPKTVERMPFLEGIHKAQFAKLPNNFKNLDRAAIDEILKNPKGNPNLPKQEPGIKPANAIPYELYAHAVLDPAGKQVKIDFTAGTKFFGEKAKGAGFIVYSGDKNWDFTVDAGDTIDYHWPLADFSKQSYDLKFYSANGFYRRYIGNANDPEIGISLKYQAEKEGSKPNGNVMLHIRRLAKGNPIKIVIKDNSYKKPVINAVLNKSQQEIFIPIELKASHNWYDFTVTTDKNQTYSQQFAGHVEHSKESFTDPLMGNLHSS
- a CDS encoding SusD/RagB family nutrient-binding outer membrane lipoprotein, with product MKKLIYSLLAATLLLSSCKDQDFMNIDPNKPLQTHPQLLLTKVEWDTFRAFSGTSPLYVNRMLVQTDGESQGQYFKWGRGEFAPYSSLRNVTKMMEEANRVNDPSYIALAKFFRAYYFYNLTLTFGDIPYTQALKGEAVQGYAAPAYDTQKTVFMGILKELEEANAMLKDMNPNLTIAGDIIYKGAPVKWRKLVNSFRLKVLMTLSKKEADGDLKLKETFAQIMQNEPILEVDGDGQLVFKDQDGNRYPEFNSSGFGSGMFMSATFIEQLQARKDPRLFFYCAQTKIAKEAGKAIDDFTAYEGGDPAAPYAETSLKAAAGKVSKVHDRFPTEAENEPLVLMGFAEQELIIAEAIVKNWVAGDANQHYKNGVKASFKFYQTYVKGAANYFTEQKANEYLALPINDFSLSTTTAQKTELIITQKYLRTFFQSGWSAFYDYLRTGYPDFRRASGVNVPYRWIYPLSEYDNNRTNVSKAIENQFGAGNDKIDQQVWWVK